One Sphingomicrobium marinum genomic window carries:
- a CDS encoding DUF3089 domain-containing protein: MSLLAFTALAAAQAASPDYADGRNWICLPERKDLCARSLAHNELTETGYGPREITRPAKAPAIDCFYVYPTISRDSGLNSDLSPGEAEELYVTQAQFGRFSSVCRPFVPVYRQMTMAALALAATGGDVRSASEIAIGDVRAAFKDYMQNRNNGRPYVLIGHSQGSIMLQQLIAEDIEGSPAHDLMLKAIIPGWNTLVPQGEIVGGSFAQTPACTRPGQTKCVMSWVTYAEGKPPPNSALFGLAPPGNMTPVCTNPAKPGSRDWEPLDGFFYTRSAYNVPGGPITWSKTGTSPEAFVTGTLAEGRCVNDGRRGYLEIRTRRAPGDVRTDRLGGEVGQLGFFLAGWGKHLLDMSIAQNDLLQLLGRHQSHETFVSTPTGD; encoded by the coding sequence ATGTCGTTGTTGGCGTTCACCGCATTGGCTGCCGCGCAGGCCGCCAGTCCCGACTATGCCGATGGCCGCAACTGGATCTGCCTGCCGGAGCGCAAGGATCTGTGCGCCCGCAGCCTGGCGCATAACGAGTTGACCGAGACCGGCTATGGCCCGCGCGAAATCACGCGCCCTGCCAAAGCGCCCGCAATCGACTGCTTTTACGTCTATCCGACCATCAGCCGCGACAGCGGGCTCAATAGCGACCTGTCGCCGGGCGAAGCCGAAGAGCTTTACGTCACGCAGGCGCAGTTTGGCCGCTTTTCGAGCGTGTGCCGTCCGTTCGTCCCCGTTTATCGCCAGATGACGATGGCCGCGCTCGCGCTGGCCGCCACGGGCGGCGACGTGCGCAGTGCCAGCGAGATCGCGATCGGTGACGTACGCGCCGCATTCAAGGACTACATGCAGAACCGCAACAATGGACGCCCCTACGTTCTTATCGGCCACAGCCAGGGCTCGATCATGCTCCAGCAGCTGATCGCCGAAGATATTGAAGGCAGCCCCGCGCATGACCTTATGCTCAAGGCGATCATTCCGGGCTGGAATACGCTCGTCCCGCAGGGCGAGATCGTGGGCGGCAGCTTCGCGCAGACTCCAGCCTGCACGCGGCCCGGCCAGACCAAATGCGTGATGAGCTGGGTGACCTACGCCGAGGGCAAGCCGCCGCCCAACAGCGCGCTGTTCGGCCTCGCACCGCCGGGAAACATGACGCCGGTGTGCACCAATCCCGCCAAGCCGGGCAGCCGCGATTGGGAGCCGCTCGACGGGTTCTTCTACACCCGTTCGGCCTATAACGTGCCAGGCGGCCCGATTACCTGGTCGAAGACGGGCACCAGTCCCGAAGCATTCGTGACCGGCACGCTCGCCGAAGGGCGCTGCGTCAACGACGGTCGCCGCGGCTATCTTGAAATCCGCACGCGCCGCGCCCCCGGCGACGTGCGCACCGACCGCCTTGGCGGTGAGGTCGGACAGTTGGGTTTCTTTCTCGCTGGCTGGGGCAAGCATTTGCTCGACATGTCGATCGCGCAGAATGACCTGCTGCAATTGCTAGGCCGTCATCAGTCGCACGAAACCTTCGTCTCGACGCCCACCGGCGACTAG
- a CDS encoding YbgC/FadM family acyl-CoA thioesterase, with amino-acid sequence MTMTPIRGAFKGAEHHFPVHVYFEDTDLSGIVYHANYLRFFERARSDMLARLDIDQREAIEAGTGAYAVTQMGIEWKSPAKLGDDLLVVSRVENVRAASCFIQQAVMRSGEILCQATVTAALLSPDGRPVRQPAEWVEKFKAVLAKGEE; translated from the coding sequence ATGACGATGACCCCCATCCGCGGCGCCTTCAAAGGTGCCGAGCACCATTTTCCGGTGCATGTCTATTTCGAGGATACCGACCTATCGGGGATCGTCTATCACGCCAATTATCTGCGGTTTTTCGAACGCGCCCGATCCGACATGTTGGCGCGCCTCGACATCGACCAGCGCGAAGCCATCGAAGCGGGCACCGGCGCCTATGCGGTCACGCAGATGGGCATTGAGTGGAAAAGCCCGGCAAAACTTGGCGATGACCTGCTGGTTGTCAGCAGGGTGGAAAATGTACGCGCCGCGAGCTGTTTCATTCAGCAGGCAGTCATGCGGAGCGGTGAAATTTTGTGTCAAGCAACGGTCACGGCGGCGCTTCTGTCGCCCGATGGCCGCCCGGTCCGCCAGCCAGCGGAATGGGTCGAAAAATTCAAGGCCGTATTGGCCAAAGGGGAAGAATGA
- the tolQ gene encoding protein TolQ, producing the protein MTGLETSGDLMSPMNLFLQADIVVKAVMVGLLLASIWTWAIIFTHAGRLARIRRKSRDWVETFWKSDDIEIFAERHGNAKLPPAAIFRAGLDEWRRSTRTTVSDKAAVRERIAIATDGAIEGELDKLSDRLNILATVGSVAPFVGLFGTVWGIMRSFTAIAGANNTSLAVVAPGIAEALFATAIGLFAAIPAVIAYNRLTHRLDHYEATLGRFADKFQNTLSRELDRS; encoded by the coding sequence ATGACCGGTTTGGAAACCTCGGGCGACCTGATGAGCCCAATGAACCTGTTCCTGCAGGCCGATATCGTCGTCAAGGCGGTGATGGTCGGGCTGCTGCTAGCATCGATCTGGACCTGGGCGATCATCTTCACCCACGCCGGGCGACTGGCGCGCATTCGCAGGAAAAGCCGCGACTGGGTCGAAACCTTCTGGAAGTCCGACGATATCGAAATTTTCGCCGAGCGCCACGGCAACGCCAAGCTGCCGCCCGCCGCGATCTTTCGCGCCGGCCTCGATGAGTGGCGCCGCTCGACCCGCACCACGGTGAGCGACAAGGCCGCCGTACGCGAACGCATCGCGATCGCCACCGACGGCGCGATCGAAGGCGAGCTCGACAAATTGTCGGACCGCCTCAACATCCTTGCCACCGTCGGCTCGGTCGCGCCCTTTGTCGGCCTGTTCGGCACGGTGTGGGGCATCATGCGTAGCTTCACCGCCATTGCGGGCGCCAACAACACCAGCCTCGCGGTCGTCGCGCCGGGTATTGCCGAGGCGTTGTTCGCAACCGCGATCGGCCTTTTTGCCGCTATCCCCGCAGTCATTGCATACAACCGTCTCACGCACCGCCTCGACCATTATGAAGCAACGCTCGGCCGCTTTGCCGACAAGTTCCAGAACACGCTCAGCCGCGAGCTGGATCGCAGCTAA
- the tolR gene encoding protein TolR: MGMGVASSGRSGRRKRGAKRAPMSEINVTPFVDVMLVLLIIFMVTAPLLVAGVAVDLPESRAETLSQDMEPIQLSIDGNGQISIGDQPIAAAELTERLEAIAAQPAPPEGRRVYLRADRGLEYGSVMAVMGELNRAGLNRVALVSVGGDER; the protein is encoded by the coding sequence ATGGGCATGGGTGTCGCCTCCTCGGGACGAAGTGGCCGCCGCAAGCGCGGTGCCAAGCGTGCGCCGATGAGCGAGATCAACGTCACGCCCTTCGTCGACGTGATGCTGGTGCTCCTGATCATTTTCATGGTGACCGCACCGCTTCTCGTGGCGGGCGTCGCGGTGGACCTTCCCGAAAGCCGCGCCGAAACGCTCAGCCAAGACATGGAGCCGATCCAGTTGTCGATTGACGGCAACGGCCAGATTTCGATCGGCGACCAGCCCATCGCTGCTGCCGAACTGACCGAACGCTTGGAAGCGATCGCTGCCCAGCCCGCACCGCCCGAAGGTCGCCGCGTCTACCTGCGCGCCGATCGCGGGCTTGAATATGGCAGCGTGATGGCGGTCATGGGCGAACTCAATCGCGCTGGCCTCAACCGCGTCGCGCTCGTCTCAGTCGGCGGTGACGAGCGGTGA